The genomic DNA tacattttaaaggttgGCACATGAAGATGTCTGACCTTTTTTATTGCTTCTAAATAACCGAAATAGTAAATCAATtattctaattattattatgactATTTTAGTAGttggatctttaaaaaaacattaattctCCGTCTGGTGAACTGATCTGTGTGAACACTTTGTCCTTAAGTTGAAATAGAGGCATGAAAAGGAAATTCTTCTGACTTTGGAGGCAGATTATAGGGGAGCAAAATAAACTGTAACAGCTCAGAGGGGTGTCCACAGCAGCACTgtacacagaagaaaaaagaagctggaAACACACTCAGGcttctttttcattcatttcctcTGTTcacttaaaacataaaaaaataaggaaaaaaaagcctgttttaaaTGACAGTTGAAAAGGAGCACACGAGTATTTCTGCACGTTTCAGACCTTTGCATTGCATATGACTTAACAGACTgagcttttctctttttagtGTGTTCCTTCTTCTAGCAGGCAGCTTCATTTGATCTGAATGAATGAGTGTGAGGGAAATGTTACTGCAATTAAGAATTGTGAAAAATCTCTTCcctataaaacatttacacGTACATCTGATACAGACGTGTGTTCATTTCTTTTGCTGagactgcattaaaaaaaaaaaaaaagagtgttatGATAACAGAGACTGATGCTCATCTCACTTTtctgattacaaaaaaaacccctctgaTTTTATGCTGCTGATTTTTCTGATTTCTATGATGATGCTACTTCCcccctaataaaaaaaaataaacggaTAAAATGTCAATCCATAGACTGGATTACATTATCACAATGTATTAAACTGAAGCCCCGgtgttgtgataaaaaaaaggaatgaaaactTAGCTTACGTTTTGGATGGAGGTGTGAGACTGTCTGATGAATTTAAGATACTAAATATTAAATCTTTGAATTAAATCAGCACAGTCATGATGGTGAGAGTTTAAGAGTCTGCTGATTTTTTACTGgtgaattaaaaaaggaaaactgttgCTTATGTTGTTAGCTATAAACAGAATTCAAGTGTAAAGATCatttcagaacaaaaaaaaaaaaaaagcaaaaactctGGGGTGCTCCTTTTGTCCTGATATCGTTCTGTGTGCTTTATTTGGAGAGGAATGTTTAAAGTGTCGGGGCCCGAGCTACAGGCCGCAACCATCTGTCACAATGACTCACATTCACAACCTGTGCAGCGCTTCTTGTCCAACACTGCTGACATTTCCCCTTCAGACAACTGCTGCTCGACTGTATAACAGACACAAACTACAGCTGGTTAATCAAGGatgaggggcggggggggggggagccacGAGGAAGCACTTGGGTTTCACGGGACTCTGCTTAGAATAGACCCCGGCGCTCACAGGCGGCTCGCTGATCAAAGACGCCAACACTCCATGAGAAATACTCCCCAGTGGTGTCCACAGTAAGTCAGGTCATAAGACCTTCCGGATCCTCGACGGTCAGCTGGGCTCTTCGTGATAATTTTAAGTACAATTCCATtatgtccaaaaaaaaagtatgaaaaagtgttgttttaaaaaaaaaaaaaaaaaaaaaaaaggaagtattttctaaaaatctttaaatacaaatatatacttACAAAAATCTCACAAATGTAtatgtacattaaaaaaaacagaccaagtGTCTCCTGGAAGtccgataaaaaaaaaagaaaaataataaaaagaggaTTATCATTCAGTTTGTCACTCAGCAGTCTGtgtgagaggtaaaaaaaaaaaaaaaaaacacatcacaccgTGGTCTCACCCTGTTTACTGTTGGCCAGTCTCGTGTAAAACCTCCTCCAGGAGTTCAGGGTCTTCCCGGACCAGATCCAGAAGCCGGAGGTGATGCCCACGATGAGCGTCATGAGATACTTGATCATGAAGACGGTGAAGTCGGGACTCATGTTGGGGTGGTTCTGGACGGGGCACGGCACCGCGTACGTCTTGCAGGTCTGGCTGATCCACGTCCGCTCCCACTGCTCCCTGAAGGCCTGCTCGTAGAAGTAGCAGGCGATGACGATGGTCGCCGGCACCGTGTACAGCACGCTGAAGATCCCTATCCGCACCATCAGCTTCTCCAGCTTCTCCGTCTTGGTGCCGTCGTGCTTCATGATGGTGCGGATGCGGAACAGCGACACGAAGCCCGCCAACAGGAACGAGGTCCCGAtgaagaggtaaacaaacagcgGGGCCAGGACGAAGCCTCGGAGCGCGTCCACGCTGTTGATGCCGACGAAGCAGACCCCGCTCAGCACGTCGCCGTCCACCTGCCCCACCGCCAGGATGGTGATGGTCTTGATGGCCGGGACCGCCCAGGCCGCCAGGTGGAAATACTGCGAGTTCGCCTCGATGGCCTCGTGGCCCCATTTCATGCCCGCCGCGAGGAACCAGGTGAGCGCCAGGATGACCCACCAGATGGAGCTGGCCATGCTGAAGAAGTACAGCATCATGAAGAGGATGGTGCAGCCCTCCTTCTTGGTGCCCTGCACCACAGTCCTGATGTCGTTGTCGAACCGGTCGTTGCAGACCACCTTGTCCTCCAGTAGAAACCCAGCGATGTAGGCGATGGACACCATGGTGTAGCAGCCGGAGAGGAAGACAATGGGCCGCTCCGGGTAGCTAAAGCGCTTCATGTCCACCAAGTAGGTCAGCACAGTGAATAAGGTGGAAGCACAACACAGCACGGACCAGATCCCAATCCATATCCGGGCGAATTTGAGCTCCTCCTCGCTGAAGTACATCATCCCGTGAGATCGCTTCGGCTCGCAGGGGGCTCCGCAGTTCTCCTGCCCGAGGAAGCGGTAGTTCAGGTAAGGGGGCACCCTGAGCGAGGAGGGGCACCTGAACTGCCCGCTCGGAAAGTCCGGCAGTGGGCGCTCGGTGGGGTACGCGCTGGGGGCGTCGGAGTCGGCGCGGTCCGACATGTTCTGCCCGACGCACAGCTCCCCGGCGCCGTGCACCGGGAAGGACTCGCAGGCGAGGCTGTCGGGCCACTGGAAGCCGAACTTGTTCATGAGCGCCTCGCAGCCCTGCCGCGCCCGCTCGCACAGAGAGCGGCACGGCGGCAGCGCCTGCTCCAGCACCGTGCACACCGGCGCGTACATGGAGCACAGGAAGAACTTTAGATCCGGGGAGCACTGCACTTTGACCAGCGGGTAGAACTGGTGCACCTCCAGCCCGGCGTCCTCCTGGTTGGAGTGGCCGAGCAGGTTCGGCATGATGGTCTCGTTGTACGCGATGTCCGTGCACAGCGGGATGGAAATGGGCTGGCAGAATCCGTGCTCCGGTATAGACATTCCTCGGTCACCGCCGCCGCCGTACTGCCCGTTCACTCGGAAAATCCCCACGTTTAGGAAGaggacacaaacaaataaagacaaaagcgCACGGAAGAGTCCGTTGTGCGCCATGGCGAGGTCTCTATCCGCCGCTTTACTTTGGATTTGTTGCTAAACTAACTTACGTTTCCTCGCCAGGCAAGCAGCCTACTTCCTTGAACGCTCTTTGTTGGCGTTTCTTTgctcaggaaaataaaaagcagcttcTTCCACCGGGATTTCACCGAttctccccctctttttttcctcacagtgCCGAGCTGATACACTAATGTGGGGAAAaccccaaaaatgtttttattttattttttaaatttactcCACTCGTTCTCCGGTTTGGttgcaggaaaaacacacagcGTCCTCCTTCAGGGAGAAGCTGCTCCAGTCTCTCTTCAGTCTGCCAGAAACAGCGTCAGTCTGCCGTTCAAACctgttctgctctctctctctctctctctgacgcgCTCACACAACAAGGTCAAGCGAAACACCAGGCACGAGCGCTTCCGGCCAAGCCTTCCAGAATAAAAGTCCTGCAAGCAGcgatttaaaaaacaaggtgctacaacaaacacacttaatgttattttaactggttatgaaacacatACATTCATGCTCACTCATCTTTATGAGCATTAAAAGCAAGCCAGACCATCTGTGGACACACTGAAATATTATTTATGCGTTTATATTCAATGTTTGAAAAGTGTCAGAGTTagttatttaatattttaatggaaaataaCAGTAACTTATATGTTTGACAGTTACAAGGGAGAAAGCAGgttgagctttttcatttgaaacccACAAACATGAGTAGGACAAGATTAACAAAGATAGTTACCCTTTGTCCTCAGGGGGCACCAAAATGAATgctttatagaatagaatagaatagaatagaattactttattgatctcaaactgggaaattgtggcgttacagcagcaggttgtccaaacacacaatatgagcaaaaaacacaatattagcaaatttaaacacaatataatattaaatacaaagtaaataagcacaaaaaatatcaaaactaagaatgggaatatatacaaccaggatttaactaagcattactagttttaaatatgaaaagattaaatgtaaatgtgtaaaaacagagttgtaaatggacagtattgacatagggagctgtgcaatcagtgatactgtaagttaaagtgcatgagtgtagacgtATTATCAGCTAATCGTCATTTATCATGACGtgggactctctctctctctctctttctctctctcgtttgcattatttttaaatgtattttattgtttccGTGCCGCCCTTTTGACAGCTGAGTCCTGTAAAAAAGAGATGTTTGCTGTCAGTCGGGAAAAGCAATTAAAAACAGTGTGAAGTTATCAAGACGTTATTTGTGGTGCGTTCAGTTTGTCTGTATTTGTAAAGGTTctgtgatgtgaaaaaaaatcaacatttttgctTTATACAATCCTTCAGTGAAAAATTAACATCAACAATTAAACTcccatttttatatatttaatacaagttaaataaacacactcaaaTTAAAGAAAGTATTTCAGGCGCATCATACGATGATCATACACgacaaaaaatactgagattttttttgacaaaaactaaaaaggatcaaaaatgttttcaagctaaatgaataaaaagaacCAACAGCGAACAACTATAGATTcagaaaaatatagaaaaaagtTATTAATAGTTCTGCCCTAATGTGGCAATAAACATGGAGATAGAACTACTCCAGCTTTGTTTCAATTAGTGCTAACTTGACATGTTGAGAAACGCTAAAATGTAGCTGCACGGacctacttcctgtttcagatgCCTCACTGTGACTAGCTTTACAtctctttcccctccctctatctcgctctcgctctctctctctctctctctctctttctgtgtctcagaTGTAGTTTGGGGGGTATGGAGGACCTAGCACTGATAGTGTTCTGAATGTAAAGCTCTGCAGAGAGACTTTTGTTCACGTTCTTCTCCTGCAGTTCCCTGTGTTATTGGTCATTTTAGAAAGCAGGTGAATGTCTGGCAGAGATTTAAAGGGTCTGTGATTATGGAGGTGAATCACACATTCTACAtttcttaaatatattttatcaaAGCAGTGTTGATCACTGTCAAGGACGGAAGGCGTTTCATTGATTTATAGacataccgtaaaacttcaaataaaagcccatccaaTTTTAAGACCCAGTCCCTTTTACTAGCCCGGTGTTGCCACACACGTTTATACTGACAGTCCTAAAAAATGATCTAAATCCATGGTTCTCAACTGTTGGGTCAGGATCTAAAAGTGGATCGGGACGTTGTTTTCATTTATGccaagggggggaaaaaatgtattctacgcttttattttaaagaacatgTGTAGCAGAGTTTATTCACACTGGTTTTATGGTTTATTCACACTCAGTGGGTGATGGTAGGTGGTGGGGAGGCACTTGAACACTGGTCATCTGCCATTAAACGACAAGCGAAGAAGAGGACCAGGTATAAAGTTTGCTCAGGTGGTCTTACATTGAGGACAAAAAGGAACAACAAAAATCTCAATGTGTGGTGTGCAGTGTGAAGTGCTGGCACATTAAAGCACGGTGCCATCAAACTGAATCAGCACTATAAATGAAACTCTGCTTATAAAGACAAACCTGTTGGCTCTTTTCAATGTCGTGTTTTCTGATGTCGATAATCTCTGATGTTTTGTTACAGCGCTCCAAACTgataaaatgtttcattaaatatattttaatggtTGCAAATGTTCAGAAACGTTGGCTGCCATTTGTCATCTAGCAGGTGTCGGTAGGTCCTGAGGCTAGAACAgctgagaaccactgatttaaaacactacattaaagaaaatgtttcataaaGGGCAGGAATTTGAAAATCACTCCTacagtcctttaaaaaaaacaaaaaaacaattaataatAGTGTGTAAGGCTGTAGGTACAAACTAtgttcttaaaggctttatatgcgatttttttgatccagcagatgtcgcccttgagcaccagcatgaaaacaaaacaactcgcgctgcattgttgtgttagcatgctaatgctagcgatctttattatgctcgtatcttcacactgcatgtaaatttacctgaaatgagcgtgatctagaaacacagttaagcagtgagtacagtatgttattcttcttttctctagtccctcaattaaacaacttttatacacgaggggaggagtcagccggccgtccgggcgatgtaaacaaagtgaagataggactctgaaaactctgaaagcatcacagacagtgggactcgggtgttacacccattgtagacagtcatgactcacagagttattttcagaggatatacttgatttatattatatttaagtgtgaaaaatcacatataaagactttaaaggaagaatgtgcaacatttcacacataaaaacagcagaaatcaagtatctcctgtaaatgtctctctgagtcatgactgtctacaatgagtgagaagtgtgagtcctgctagctgtattgttgtcagcgctgtgtttacatcatgtttacatggacgggacgaccTTGTGTATGAAGtggttttagtcaaggactagagaaaagaagaataacataatcattgattatttggatgtcttATAAGTGTTTTCAGATTAAGGGTTATTCTGTGTAAATTCATGTTCAATATGAAGGTTAGAGacaactaaagtgtgctaacattagcttgctaacacaacaatgcagatcGCAGGcaactgcagctcgagcaaaggacaagttTGTGCGGaggcgagtggagaggggttggaggtgtgtcgctggaggagagcaaacagcagtttgttttggtttcatgcatggtgctcaagggcgacatctactggatcaaaaaagtcGCAGTCTTCCTTTAAAGTTTTACAGCACAGGCTGCGTGTCTT from Labrus mixtus chromosome 11, fLabMix1.1, whole genome shotgun sequence includes the following:
- the fzd1 gene encoding frizzled-1, with the translated sequence MAHNGLFRALLSLFVCVLFLNVGIFRVNGQYGGGGDRGMSIPEHGFCQPISIPLCTDIAYNETIMPNLLGHSNQEDAGLEVHQFYPLVKVQCSPDLKFFLCSMYAPVCTVLEQALPPCRSLCERARQGCEALMNKFGFQWPDSLACESFPVHGAGELCVGQNMSDRADSDAPSAYPTERPLPDFPSGQFRCPSSLRVPPYLNYRFLGQENCGAPCEPKRSHGMMYFSEEELKFARIWIGIWSVLCCASTLFTVLTYLVDMKRFSYPERPIVFLSGCYTMVSIAYIAGFLLEDKVVCNDRFDNDIRTVVQGTKKEGCTILFMMLYFFSMASSIWWVILALTWFLAAGMKWGHEAIEANSQYFHLAAWAVPAIKTITILAVGQVDGDVLSGVCFVGINSVDALRGFVLAPLFVYLFIGTSFLLAGFVSLFRIRTIMKHDGTKTEKLEKLMVRIGIFSVLYTVPATIVIACYFYEQAFREQWERTWISQTCKTYAVPCPVQNHPNMSPDFTVFMIKYLMTLIVGITSGFWIWSGKTLNSWRRFYTRLANSKQGETTV